The following nucleotide sequence is from Salvia miltiorrhiza cultivar Shanhuang (shh) chromosome 7, IMPLAD_Smil_shh, whole genome shotgun sequence.
caataaattaaagtgaGCGAGAGAGAAGAATATATCGGGACAAATTTAATTACGCCTTGATCATTATCATATTTACATTTTTAGTTGtatctattatataaaaaataaaagttttatgATTTAATAAACTCTAACTAacatctataaaaataaaagtgcaaATTTAAGTGAAACACTAGAGATACTAAAGACTAAAGAGCGACATAAATAAACCCAAATAATTGTGGTGGTTCATTGGAGAATTATCCGTGTTTTAGACAATAAGTGctcgtttgattcaagtaaacgaatggaaatggaatgaaatcaaataaatgtaTTTGATttcaataaccattacttttattgagtgtttggtttaacaatggaaagaaATAATCTAtaagggattccctttcttttgattcccctctattttaaggggtaataaattgggtgattgggttaccctcaagtaagggtaatgattatctcattacccaaaccaaacaacaagtaattgattcaattacttgattctcTTTCTAACCTCTAAAAATACTCAACTAAACATGGGCTAAAACATGATTTTTAAGTGGTTTACTTCAAATTCTGTACTAGATAAACGTTAAGGCTAGGTCcaaattcataatatatgatattaTAAATTGAGGTTGTGATTATAGACTGGTGAagtcttatttaattttgagatatttttGTCTGCATCCTGAGCTCATATGAGCCCAAAAACTATGGTATATATTATAAggcatatattatatattaaaaactaTGTTGAAAGTTTGGTCTAGCTAGTTCGAAACTTGACGGCTTGACAAAAGTAAAATATATTCTGAATTTTCATGCAGGCTTGTTTGAATTCTTATCAAACTTtatcttcaattttatatgGTGATCTAATATATTGATACATCTGCCTCATGTTTACCACATAAAAATGGTGCAAATAAGTTGATGATATTCACgttgatattattatatttacatACATATAagttgaaataaataattaaatatcaaaTAATTTCGAAGCATATACaccattaataaataattaaatatcaaatataataatatattactttaaaataagtatttattttttaaaaaataaaatttcccGTGCACAGCACAAACGCAAATATTCATAGTAATATACAAATATTCATTGGAATGTGATTATAATAAGGATTGCATTTTTCGTGACAAATTACTCTTCATAGTAATATACAAATATTCATTGAACGTGATTATATTAAGAATTATTGCATTTTTCGTGACAAATTACTCTTCCTAGTAATATATTggattaataaattatactccctccgtttcacCATGAGTGAGACCCTTTTTTTGGACAcgaaattaagaaaagtgtattttatgtgtaggtgaaaaaatgaaaagatgtttaaagggtaaaaaacttttacaaaaaaaaagtcTCATTTATAGTGGAacacccaaaataaaaaaaagtctcACTTATAGTGAGACGGAGGGACATTTAACATGAGTACTATATTTTGTAGTCCAACTTTGACCCGTAGTAAATTTATGGACTcactatttaaaaattataaaagtacCATATAGTTATTTGTTAGATTTTTGAAGAATTCAATATAAGTTTAATGTTTTTATTGTACTAATATCTTATCTGATAAAActatagtattatttaattaaggagGCACACCACCTAGCTCTTTCCTAGAAAACAGTAGAAAAACTTTCGCACATAATTCTTCTAATCATTAGTCATATTTAGTATACATTCAACATAAGTCTCACTGATCTGTCCTGCTCATTCAGTGAATGGGGcatgtatttaaattttaataataatataaataaaagtatgattgaaaaatattactatattcCTAATAGTCGTAGCTAAAGCAATAGCCAAAGTCGGCTCCCGCAAGAAGCTGAAATTTCTGACCCACCCACTGCTGTTTTAACTAATATAAATAGGGCTCTGCAGCCCTTCATTCTTCACTGCAAAATTAATCAGCTTCTGCTTTGAGCTCTTTGCAATACTtagccccccaaaaaaaaagtttccCAAATTCTCATACAAAAATGGCTGCCGCACAAGCAGAAATTCAGAGGCCGATCGCCAATTTCTCCCCAAGTTTGTGGGGCGATCAGTTCATCAAGAATGATTCTGATGCTAAGGTACATTCATCTTTCTTCACTGTATTCTCAAAATTTATTTAACGTATATATGTTCATATAAACTCGGATTAATTTTTCAAAACACGTTCATTGTTTACTGTTTAGGCTGCGGAGAAACATTTCAAGGCAGTTGAAGAGTTGAAGAAGGAAGTTATGAATATGATAACTGCTGCTGAAAGCAATCTTGTTGAATCCATGAACCTTATTGACACACTTGAACGCCTTGGCATTTCTTATCACTTTGAAAAGGAGATTGACCAAAAATTGCACCATTTTTTCAGTCTAAATACAGATTATAGTGATGAGTCCTATGATTTGTACACTGTTTCTCTTCATTTCCGATTATTCAGGCAACATGGCCACCGTATTTCTTctggtatgtatatatatgcattttttcaaaaatcattttttattattgaatttaatCTAAATACTAATTGACATAGTATTGTTGAAGCAGATATTTTTGGTAGATGGATTGATGAGAACGGAAAATTCAAGGAAGGCCTCAAGAATGATGGCAAGGGTTTGCTAAGTCTGTATGAAGCGTCGTATCTGAGAACACGTGGAGAAACCATATTGGACGACGCGCTTGAATTTGCTACTGCCACTCTCAACTCCATAGCGCCACACCTCGAATCTCCTCTTAGCAAACAAGTGGTGCATGCCCTAATTCAACCCATGCACTATGGAAATCCAAGAATCGAAGCGCATAACTTCATCTCCATCTATGAAGAGAATCAAGACAAGAATGAGTTTCTCTTGAAGTTTGCCAAATTGGACTACAATCTTTTGCAAATGCTTCACAAGGAGGAACTCCATGAAGTCTCGAGGTAACATAttatgatatatatttataaaattaagttTCCTGTTGACATGAGTGCATCACttatatattacatataaatatagagAATTTTAttcattgattaattaatatttgatgCTGTATATGTGTAGGTGGTGGAAAGAATTGGACCTAGTCTCCAAACTTCCTTATGCAAGAGATAGAGTGGTGGAGTGTTTCTTTTGGGCAATGGGAGTATACCACGAGCCACAATATTCTCGTGCTCGTATCATGCTCACCAAAACCATCACTATGACCTCTATCATTGATGACACTTATGATGCTTATGGTGTCATTGAAGAACTTGACATTTTTACTGAGGCAATTGAGAGGTAAACTTAAAATTAGACTTTCTTTGCAACATATTTTCATGCATGTTACGTATGATATTTCACTTCACCATGTCTTGGATATGCAAGCACAATTTGATCAACTAATTTTTGCTTCAGGTGGAATATTGAAGAGATGGATAGACTCCCTGAGTATGTTAAGCCATTCTACAAAGCTCTTTTAGAACTCTATGAGCAATTCGAAGAAGAATTGGCTGAGGAAGGAAGATCCTATGCAGCACACTATGCCATAGAATCGGTATGAGTTCAAGCATATACTAATTCttctattataattataaaatatctcGACGTTAAATTATATTGATACTAGTATTATTTATCTTTCAAATAAAGCTtaaagaattggtgagaagctACCACGTTGAGGCAAAGTGGTTTATACAAGGATATTTACCACCATTTGAAGAGTACCTAAAGAATGCACTCATCACCTGCACTTACTGCTACCACACAACGACGTCGTTGTTGGGAGTCGAATCCGCCGTCGAGGAAGACTTTCAATGGCTAGCCAAGAAACCCAAAATGCTTGTAGCAGGTCTCCTCATTTGCCGAGTCATTGATGACATTGCTACTTATGAGGTATGAAATAGTATTGAGCAAATTAATTAGATCATATATTTCTCAATAGAGAATTCTTGaaataattttaccaacaattTTCAGGTGGAAAAGGAGAGAGGTCAGAGTGCTACTGGCATTGAATCTTACATGAGAGACAATAACGCAACAATAGAAGAAGCGGTGGCAAAATTCTTCGAAATAGCAACAGATGCGTGGAAGGATATAAATGAGGAGTGTCTGATGCCATCTCCTTATTCGAGGGATGTTTTGATGAGAATCTTGAATCTTGAACGCATCATAGATGTTACTTACAAAGGCAACGAAGATGGATACACTCAACCTGAGAAGGTTTTGAAGCCACACATCATTGCTTTGTTCGTGGATCCTATCAAGATGTAGGCGTTTAATTCATCTTGTATTAAAAGTTAATAAGCCCATTTTTTTTCCCTCTTAATTACTATTCTTGTTTGTTCCGATGGGGTTATCAGAAAATTTAATAACACCGATATCgtttcattttatttactttGGCTAGGCTAGCTGATCTTTCGCTCTTGACTAGAGGCATGATTTTGAGTAATATAATCCataattagggtatataattttctatgatttcaatttttaataataaatactttttggattcattatataataattgtgtattttctttttcttttttgagaatATATAATTgtgtattttcataattttttttatataaaatagtgAAATCAATGGCATATATGATACCAAAATTATGAGATAGATGATCTAGCTCATTGGAAATTAATGTTCAAGTAAAGTATTCAACCTTATATACAACATCACATCGGTCAAGCATATGTAGCTAGAATTCGggtgtaataaaaaaaaaattgccaatgAGGTCTAGCTCAAGACTCTCATTTGAAAGGAATCTTGAATTTAATATCGGCTACGCGTGCGATGTAGTATTTCGTGTAGTGTAAAGGTCTTACGTTTAATTCCGCTTGCGTGCAGTGTAGAGGTGCCGCATGTGTGCGGTACTGTAGTGGATTAAttaatagtaatatatatatatatatatatatatatatatataataataataatataactcATGTAATTCAAAAAAGTGTTTTAACATTTGGGTTTAATTCAATGTTAGGAATATTAATTATACGCATATAGAACTTGGATGTTTCTTTTCTACTATCATTATTTCTAGGTCCTTTCAAttagtatgattagttgaactTAAAACTTTAAAAGAAGAGTTCGATAGAAAGACGTGAAGTTAggatttattttttctctctctagattcTATAATATTGTTAATATTATCCACAGGTGGAAAACAAGGATGAAGACGATTCTCCTCTAATTAATAAGTAGGG
It contains:
- the LOC130991795 gene encoding (-)-5-epieremophilene synthase STPS3 isoform X3, whose product is MAAAQAEIQRPIANFSPSLWGDQFIKNDSDAKAAEKHFKAVEELKKEVMNMITAAESNLVESMNLIDTLERLGISYHFEKEIDQKLHHFFSLNTDYSDESYDLYTVSLHFRLFRQHGHRISSDIFGRWIDENGKFKEGLKNDGKGLLSLYEASYLRTRGETILDDALEFATATLNSIAPHLESPLSKQVVHALIQPMHYGNPRIEAHNFISIYEENQDKNEFLLKFAKLDYNLLQMLHKEELHEVSRWWKELDLVSKLPYARDRVVECFFWAMGVYHEPQYSRARIMLTKTITMTSIIDDTYDAYGVIEELDIFTEAIERWNIEEMDRLPEYVKPFYKALLELYEQFEEELAEEGRSYAAHYAIESLKELVRSYHVEAKWFIQGYLPPFEEYLKNALITCTYCYHTTTSLLGVESAVEEDFQWLAKKPKMLVAGLLICRVIDDIATYEVEKERGQSATGIESYMRDNNATIEEAVAKFFEIATDAWKDINEECLMPSPYSRDVLMRILNLERIIDVTYKGNEDGYTQPEKVLKPHIIALFVDPIKM